The DNA segment TTGCTCGTCGGCGCAGTGGTCGGGCCGCTTTGGTGGGATGCACAGCCGCCGCTAGCTGCGCTCTGTATGCCTCCGCCAAATCCGATTGTTCAATCTATCTTTCCTTTTTGTTTATTCATGTTGCATTCCTGTTGGGTTAGTTCGCCTGCATTCTCTGCGACCGCTGGCGAGGTTACGGAAAGAGCCTAGAGGCTTACTTTGCCGAGCGCAGGAAGCCATTGAGCGTCGCGCCAGTGCCGACAAACCCGAGGGTGTTGAGCCAAGCCGCGATCGCGCTCGGCTTCTCGCCGGCCTTTATACGCGCCCGGATCTCGACCTGGCGCGCCTCGAAGATCTCACGGTTCTTTTCCTGCACGGGATCGAGCTTGCGTCGCTTGCGCCGTGACGGTGCTGGCGCGTGATGGGTTACATCACCGTCTAGCAGCGCCTTTATCCGTTCGGCGTGTTTCGGCGTTACCCACACGTGAACCAGGACATTGCCCAGCCCCCTGAGCTTCGCCCGTCTGTTTGCCTGCCTCTCGGCCGCCGATAGCGCCATGGTCATGCCCCCGTGCATCCGTAACTTGTCACAGCATAGCCTACCGACGGTGACTTGTCACGCGAGTTAAGCGGCCGACGCGGGGCTCTCTTGGTTAATCAACCTCCAAACCCCGCGCCGAGAACCGTTGGCTAGGGTTGCTCCGCGTGAACCCAAAAGAATAAGCGCCGATCGCCGATACCGTTCCCGCCGGGTGTGGGGCGAATACAAGACTCGAAAGGGGAATAAGCCCTTCTCTGTCCTAAGGAGTTCCAACCGCCCGGCGCGACTTCCACCACTTTGCCGCTCCCTGATTTCAAGCCTTCTCGACGAACTCACGAATGTCCTCTATCCGCCAAACAGTTGTGCGCGGACCGAGCTTTATCGGCTTCGGGTAGATGCCATCTTGGACTCCCTTCCACCACGCAGACTTGCTAATCGGAAAAATAGGATGTATCGGCGGATCGGCTTTTGGATTCCCGATTATCTGCCGCAACCTAAGAAATCCGATTTCCGGTATTTGATGTTGATTCATTTTCAGACTTTTCTCTGACTTGGGTAACCCGCCCCCGAAGGGGCGGGGTGGTAGTTTAATCCAAGACTCAAGATTCGCGGCTGCCGGCGCTTGTTACCCAGTCGCCCTCTTTTCCGCATGCGTACAACTTCCTGGCTTGGCTAGTACGCGGATGTATTTAAGAGTACCGTGCGCCCACAACCCAACCGCCTTCAGGCACGAGTCAGGTCCACGGCCACTTATCCACTCCTTCGGGACCACGCGGCCGTTTAGGTGGCCGTTTAGGGTGAGCCACGAGATTGCTTCTTGCCACTCGACATCCTT comes from the Pseudomonadota bacterium genome and includes:
- a CDS encoding AlpA family phage regulatory protein — encoded protein: MNQHQIPEIGFLRLRQIIGNPKADPPIHPIFPISKSAWWKGVQDGIYPKPIKLGPRTTVWRIEDIREFVEKA